One part of the Anaeromyxobacter sp. Fw109-5 genome encodes these proteins:
- a CDS encoding cell wall metabolism sensor histidine kinase WalK, whose translation MKLRRVLPLVIGFVLVPAALMLTVGILILVYGTLPRDYVFGWLIVALVATTIFGSAATLAVIFREARLAKLQTEFVNKVSHDLRTPLTSIRMFVETLQLGRIPDPARQREALEIISEETARLSGLINRLLDWARMESGRRTYQLVRQPLAPIVDAALEAFEAMLLQHAAEVDCHIAPALPLVMADREALSEAILDLLQNAHKYTGPEKRIAVRVEASGPTVQISVTDNGPGIPEREHKRIFKKFYRARDPLSRTIEGTGLGLAMVKHIANGHGGKVSVASKVGHGATFTISLPAAGVTEQAPQAERAARPA comes from the coding sequence GTGAAGCTCCGCCGCGTCCTGCCGCTCGTCATCGGCTTCGTCCTCGTCCCCGCGGCGCTCATGCTGACGGTGGGGATCCTGATCCTCGTCTACGGCACCCTCCCGCGGGACTACGTCTTCGGCTGGCTCATCGTCGCGCTCGTGGCGACCACCATCTTCGGCTCGGCCGCCACCCTGGCCGTCATCTTCCGGGAGGCGCGGCTCGCGAAGCTCCAGACGGAGTTCGTGAACAAGGTCTCGCACGACCTGCGGACGCCGCTCACCTCCATCCGCATGTTCGTGGAGACGCTCCAGCTCGGCCGCATCCCCGACCCGGCCCGGCAGCGCGAGGCGCTGGAGATCATCTCCGAGGAGACCGCGCGGCTCTCCGGGCTCATCAACCGGCTCCTCGACTGGGCGCGCATGGAGTCGGGCCGGCGCACCTACCAGCTCGTCCGCCAGCCGCTGGCGCCCATCGTGGACGCGGCGCTCGAGGCGTTCGAGGCGATGCTCCTCCAGCACGCGGCCGAGGTGGACTGCCACATCGCGCCGGCCCTGCCGCTCGTGATGGCCGATCGGGAGGCCCTCTCCGAGGCGATCCTCGACCTCCTGCAGAACGCCCACAAGTACACCGGGCCGGAGAAGCGGATCGCGGTGCGCGTCGAGGCGTCCGGACCGACGGTGCAGATCAGCGTGACCGACAACGGCCCCGGGATCCCCGAGCGCGAGCACAAGCGCATCTTCAAGAAGTTCTACCGGGCCCGCGATCCGCTCTCGCGCACCATCGAGGGCACCGGCCTCGGGCTCGCGATGGTGAAGCACATCGCGAACGGCCACGGCGGCAAGGTCTCGGTGGCGAGCAAGGTGGGCCACGGGGCGACGTTCACCATCTCGCTGCCCGCGGCGGGCGTCACCGAGCAGGCGCCGCAGGCCGAGCGCGCCGCGCGGCCAGCCTAG
- the nuoL gene encoding NADH-quinone oxidoreductase subunit L, producing MPPIVASPTAAESYLWAIILFPLAGAIVNGLVGRRIGKGNVTLVALGAMIGALIVSTVAFAWVVQGGVLHFRGEPWIRVAGPDGRALVSIGWGLFVDRLSGTMIMVVTGVGTLIHIYSASYMSHEDDAGYARYFTYLNLFVAAMLTLVLGDTLVLTFVGWEGVGLCSYLLIGFWYTDPAKAFAGRKAFVTNRIGDFGFLIGLFALLSIFGTASYGDLQAIARTIDPAATIQVGTFAGRTFQWAITFALIGLFVGACGKSAQLPLYVWLPDAMAGPTPVSALIHAATMVTAGVYLVARNAYLFSLAPAAMATVTIVGALTALFAALIAFVQTDIKKVLAYSTVSQLGFMFIGVGVGAWWAGVLHLVTHAFFKACLFLGAGSVMHGMGDETDIRKMGGLLKKMPHTAATFGIATLAITGFVPLSGFWSKDAILGNALFSHNPAWHQVGQIAYVLGAVAALGTAFYMSRLFFLTFVGKPRTHAAEHAHESSPVMTIPLWILAILAVVAAVLALPVHGPLGHVFERFVQPVFAAGTARLLEVEHLHAGEHPSWPYFAAWGIAALGTLVAWTMYAGPAIAVPGKLALAFPRVYRFAYDKFRVDELYQAIIIEPLRLVAYGLWRIVDVFAIDGLFVNGVARAVGFAGSMFRVAQNGDLQRYAAVMAVAAAVILWTVLGAGGR from the coding sequence ATGCCCCCTATCGTAGCCTCTCCTACGGCTGCAGAGTCCTATCTCTGGGCGATCATCCTCTTCCCGCTCGCGGGCGCGATCGTGAACGGGCTCGTCGGGCGGCGGATCGGGAAGGGGAACGTCACCCTCGTCGCGCTCGGCGCGATGATCGGTGCGCTCATCGTCTCGACCGTCGCCTTCGCGTGGGTGGTGCAGGGCGGCGTCCTGCACTTCCGCGGCGAGCCCTGGATCCGGGTCGCCGGTCCGGACGGACGGGCGCTCGTCTCGATCGGCTGGGGGCTGTTCGTCGACCGGCTCTCCGGGACGATGATCATGGTCGTCACGGGCGTCGGCACGCTCATCCACATCTACTCGGCGTCGTACATGTCCCATGAGGACGACGCCGGGTACGCCCGGTACTTCACGTACCTGAACCTGTTCGTCGCGGCGATGCTCACGCTCGTCCTCGGCGACACGCTCGTGCTGACGTTCGTGGGCTGGGAGGGCGTCGGCCTCTGCAGCTACCTGCTCATCGGGTTCTGGTACACGGACCCGGCGAAGGCGTTCGCCGGCCGCAAGGCGTTCGTCACCAACCGCATCGGCGACTTCGGCTTCCTCATCGGCCTGTTCGCGCTCCTCTCGATCTTCGGCACCGCGAGCTACGGTGACCTGCAGGCCATCGCCCGGACGATCGACCCCGCCGCCACGATCCAGGTGGGCACCTTCGCGGGCCGCACCTTCCAGTGGGCGATCACCTTCGCGCTGATCGGGCTCTTCGTCGGCGCGTGCGGCAAGAGCGCCCAGCTCCCGCTCTACGTCTGGCTGCCCGACGCCATGGCCGGCCCGACCCCCGTCTCCGCCCTCATCCACGCGGCGACCATGGTCACCGCCGGCGTCTACCTGGTGGCGCGCAACGCGTACCTCTTCTCGCTGGCGCCCGCCGCGATGGCGACGGTGACCATCGTGGGCGCGCTCACCGCGCTGTTCGCGGCGCTCATCGCCTTCGTCCAGACCGACATCAAGAAGGTCCTCGCCTACTCGACCGTGAGCCAGCTCGGCTTCATGTTCATCGGCGTGGGCGTGGGTGCGTGGTGGGCGGGCGTGCTGCACCTCGTCACGCACGCGTTCTTCAAGGCCTGCCTCTTCCTCGGCGCCGGCTCGGTGATGCACGGCATGGGCGACGAGACCGACATCCGCAAGATGGGCGGGCTCCTCAAGAAGATGCCGCACACGGCGGCGACCTTCGGGATCGCGACGCTCGCCATCACGGGCTTCGTCCCGCTCTCCGGCTTCTGGTCGAAGGACGCGATCCTCGGGAACGCGCTCTTCAGCCACAACCCGGCGTGGCACCAGGTCGGCCAGATCGCCTACGTGCTCGGGGCCGTCGCCGCCCTCGGCACCGCCTTCTACATGTCGCGCCTGTTCTTCCTCACCTTCGTCGGCAAGCCCCGCACCCACGCCGCCGAGCACGCGCACGAGTCGTCGCCGGTGATGACCATCCCCCTCTGGATCCTCGCGATCCTGGCGGTGGTCGCGGCGGTGCTGGCGCTCCCGGTGCACGGCCCGCTCGGCCACGTGTTCGAGCGCTTCGTCCAGCCGGTGTTCGCGGCCGGCACGGCGCGGCTCCTCGAGGTGGAGCACCTGCACGCCGGCGAGCACCCGAGCTGGCCGTACTTCGCGGCCTGGGGCATCGCCGCGCTCGGCACCCTCGTCGCCTGGACGATGTACGCCGGCCCCGCCATCGCGGTCCCCGGCAAGCTCGCGCTCGCGTTCCCGCGCGTGTACCGCTTCGCCTACGACAAGTTCCGGGTCGACGAGCTCTACCAGGCGATCATCATCGAGCCGCTGCGGCTCGTCGCCTACGGCCTGTGGCGCATCGTGGACGTCTTCGCCATCGACGGGCTGTTCGTGAACGGCGTCGCGCGCGCGGTGGGGTTCGCCGGGTCGATGTTCCGGGTCGCGCAGAACGGCGACCTGCAGCGCTACGCGGCGGTGATGGCCGTCGCCGCGGCGGTGATCCTCTGGACGGTCCTCGGCGCGGGAGGGCGCTAG
- the selA gene encoding L-seryl-tRNA(Sec) selenium transferase produces the protein MSTPNSGTSPPSEARKLPRADRLLEAADRAGLVRRLGHGAVMEAVRAALERLRAEILAGAACPAPEAIERDLLERLESAARGSLRPVINATGVVVHTNLGRAPLSEETIDAMRRAAAGYTNLEYDLEAGERGDRYGHAEAPLCRLTGAEAAVVVNNNASAVMLALAALMPARPTGDSPAEGAPEVVVSRGQLVEIGGGFRIPDVLRRSGATLVEVGTTNRTYRRDYEDAIGPRTRILMSVHRSNFRVQGFVHDPSLEDLVSLGRERDLWVVDDLGSGTLLATAPHGLGVEPTVQERVRAGADLVCFSGDKLLGGPQAGILVGRREAIRRVKRHPLMRALRVDKVTLAGLSATLAHYERGEALEAIPVWRAISAPAQALRERAERWRAALGDAGAACAVLPGQSAVGGGSLPEVTIPTSVLALPPGDPHALLARLRRCDPPVIARIEEDRVVLDPRTVLPGEDEPLVRCLVEALGRSGR, from the coding sequence ATGAGCACTCCAAATTCCGGGACGAGCCCCCCGTCCGAGGCTCGGAAATTGCCTCGCGCCGACAGGCTGCTGGAAGCGGCCGACAGGGCGGGCCTCGTACGCAGGCTCGGCCACGGCGCGGTGATGGAGGCGGTGCGCGCTGCCCTGGAGCGGCTCCGGGCGGAGATCCTGGCCGGCGCGGCCTGTCCAGCGCCCGAGGCCATCGAGCGTGACCTCCTCGAGCGGCTGGAGTCCGCCGCGCGCGGCTCCCTCCGGCCGGTGATCAACGCCACCGGCGTGGTCGTCCACACCAACCTCGGCCGCGCGCCGCTCTCGGAGGAGACGATCGACGCGATGCGGCGTGCCGCCGCGGGCTACACGAACCTCGAGTACGACCTCGAGGCCGGGGAGCGCGGCGATCGCTACGGCCACGCCGAGGCCCCCCTGTGCCGGCTCACCGGAGCCGAGGCCGCCGTGGTGGTGAACAACAACGCCTCGGCGGTGATGCTCGCCCTCGCCGCGCTCATGCCTGCGCGCCCAACGGGCGACTCGCCGGCGGAGGGGGCGCCCGAGGTGGTCGTCTCCCGTGGCCAGCTCGTCGAGATCGGCGGCGGGTTCCGCATCCCGGACGTCCTGCGTCGCTCCGGCGCAACGCTCGTCGAGGTGGGCACGACGAACCGCACCTACCGGCGCGACTACGAGGACGCGATCGGCCCCCGCACGCGCATCCTCATGTCGGTGCACCGCTCGAACTTCCGGGTACAGGGGTTCGTGCACGACCCGTCGCTGGAGGACCTCGTGTCGCTCGGGCGCGAGCGCGATCTGTGGGTGGTGGACGACCTCGGCTCGGGCACGCTGCTCGCCACGGCGCCCCACGGCCTGGGCGTCGAGCCGACCGTGCAGGAGCGGGTCCGCGCCGGCGCGGACCTCGTCTGCTTCTCCGGCGACAAGCTGCTCGGCGGTCCGCAGGCGGGGATCCTCGTCGGCCGGCGCGAGGCGATCCGGCGCGTGAAGCGCCACCCGCTCATGCGCGCGCTCCGCGTGGACAAGGTCACCCTGGCCGGCCTCTCCGCGACGCTCGCCCACTACGAGCGCGGCGAGGCGCTCGAGGCGATCCCGGTCTGGCGCGCCATCTCGGCGCCGGCGCAGGCGCTGCGGGAGCGCGCCGAGCGCTGGCGGGCGGCCCTCGGCGACGCGGGCGCGGCGTGCGCGGTGCTCCCCGGTCAGTCGGCGGTGGGCGGCGGCTCGCTGCCGGAGGTGACGATCCCGACCTCGGTGCTCGCCCTCCCCCCCGGCGATCCCCACGCGCTGCTCGCGCGGCTGCGGCGCTGCGATCCGCCCGTGATCGCGCGCATCGAGGAGGACCGGGTCGTGCTCGATCCGCGCACGGTGCTGCCGGGGGAGGACGAGCCGCTGGTGCGGTGTCTCGTGGAGGCGCTCGGGCGCTCGGGGCGGTAG
- a CDS encoding response regulator transcription factor has product MAEKIVIIEDDPSILRGLQLNLGMEGYSVRSASDGETGLRLAKTERPDLVLVDVMLPRLGGLEVVREIRKTDPELPILILSAKGQEGDKVAGLQLGADDYLVKPFGLKELLARIDALLRRRRSRGETGPNRAVRKVGQIELDLEARRATVGGSTLDLTSREYDLLAFFVTHPDRVFSREQLMENVWGSRYFGTARTVDNFIARLRAHIGDDAERPRHLETVRGVGYRFNP; this is encoded by the coding sequence GTGGCAGAGAAGATCGTGATCATCGAGGACGACCCCTCCATCCTCCGCGGCCTGCAGCTCAACCTGGGCATGGAGGGCTACAGCGTGCGCTCGGCCAGCGACGGCGAGACCGGCCTGCGCCTCGCGAAGACCGAGCGCCCGGACCTCGTCCTCGTGGACGTGATGCTGCCGCGGCTCGGCGGCCTCGAGGTGGTCCGCGAGATCCGCAAGACCGATCCCGAGCTCCCGATCCTGATCCTGTCCGCGAAGGGGCAGGAGGGCGACAAGGTCGCGGGCCTCCAGCTCGGCGCCGACGACTACCTGGTGAAGCCGTTCGGCCTCAAGGAGCTGCTCGCCCGCATCGACGCGCTGCTCCGCCGCCGCCGCTCGCGCGGCGAGACCGGCCCGAACCGCGCCGTGCGGAAGGTCGGCCAGATCGAGCTCGACCTCGAGGCGCGCCGCGCGACCGTGGGCGGCAGCACGCTCGACCTCACCAGCAGGGAGTACGACCTCCTCGCCTTCTTCGTCACCCACCCGGATCGCGTCTTCAGCCGCGAGCAGCTCATGGAGAACGTGTGGGGCTCGCGCTACTTCGGCACCGCGCGCACCGTCGACAACTTCATCGCCCGGCTCCGCGCGCACATCGGCGACGACGCCGAGAGGCCCAGGCATCTGGAGACCGTGAGAGGGGTGGGGTACCGGTTCAATCCGTAG
- a CDS encoding HNH endonuclease, with translation MPAIAPSALDSTLLAQRLRELAGQERDVQVEFLLHLEEFDRRRAYVEAGYPSLWAYCLEVLHLREGAAGRRIQAMRVLCRFPSLEDALRDGRLGLSTVQLLGQVLTEENLPDLVGRAAYRTKAEVDHLVASLQARTAPRTGLRKLPDRASAASAPALPLATVHAGPAEPQEAIPAPAAAGGSLPPTVSALPDVPRPKARAETRAVSESGWSLRVTIDRGCKEDLETLTALLSHKIPDGDLAAVLREAIRCAVEKHGKRKGAIAPERQRKADRETRPSAEPAAPTSTIPAIVRREVWKRDGGRCAWVAPDGRRCDSRWQLELDHIQPLALGGLSTLDNLRVACKPHNLLHAEQTYGREHMDRFRRESVSERTGHAGTAPAAIQQGLWAT, from the coding sequence ATGCCCGCGATCGCCCCTTCCGCCCTCGACTCGACCCTGCTCGCCCAGCGCCTGCGCGAGCTCGCAGGCCAGGAGCGCGACGTCCAGGTCGAGTTCCTCCTCCACCTCGAGGAGTTCGATCGCCGCCGCGCCTACGTGGAGGCCGGCTACCCCTCGCTCTGGGCGTATTGCCTGGAGGTGCTCCACCTGCGCGAGGGCGCTGCCGGGCGACGCATCCAGGCGATGCGGGTGCTGTGCCGGTTCCCCAGCCTCGAGGACGCCCTGCGCGACGGGCGCCTGGGTTTGTCCACCGTCCAGCTGCTCGGCCAGGTGCTGACCGAGGAGAACCTGCCCGACCTCGTCGGCCGTGCCGCCTACCGCACCAAGGCCGAGGTGGATCACCTCGTCGCCTCGCTCCAGGCGCGCACGGCTCCGCGGACGGGCCTGCGCAAGCTGCCCGACCGCGCCTCAGCCGCGAGCGCCCCGGCGCTGCCGCTGGCGACAGTCCATGCCGGACCTGCCGAGCCGCAGGAGGCGATCCCCGCGCCGGCGGCGGCTGGTGGGTCGCTGCCGCCCACGGTCTCCGCGCTGCCCGACGTTCCTCGCCCGAAGGCGCGGGCGGAGACCCGCGCCGTGAGCGAGAGCGGCTGGTCGCTGCGGGTCACCATCGACCGGGGCTGCAAGGAGGACCTCGAGACGCTCACCGCGCTGCTCTCGCACAAGATCCCGGACGGCGATCTCGCGGCGGTGCTCCGGGAGGCCATCCGCTGCGCCGTCGAGAAGCACGGCAAGCGCAAGGGCGCGATCGCGCCGGAGCGGCAGCGGAAGGCCGACCGGGAGACACGTCCCTCCGCCGAGCCCGCCGCGCCCACGAGCACGATCCCGGCGATAGTGCGGCGCGAGGTCTGGAAGCGCGACGGCGGACGCTGCGCCTGGGTCGCTCCGGACGGGCGGCGCTGCGACAGCCGCTGGCAGCTGGAGCTCGACCACATCCAGCCGCTCGCTCTGGGGGGGCTCTCGACGCTCGACAATCTCCGGGTCGCCTGCAAGCCCCATAACCTGTTGCACGCCGAACAGACCTATGGGCGCGAGCACATGGATCGTTTCCGGCGTGAGAGCGTCTCCGAGCGGACGGGGCATGCCGGCACCGCGCCAGCTGCCATTCAGCAGGGCTTGTGGGCAACGTGA
- the fadJ gene encoding fatty acid oxidation complex subunit alpha FadJ, with the protein MMTAQAAAAQQARSFRVEVADGVATLFLDEPGESVNVVEPGAVEEFFRLLDGFAGDDAVKGVVFTSGKDGFIAGAKIDLIQSVTDAAEAEQLAREMQAGLDRLERYRKPVVAAIQGSALGGGLEWALACHYRIATSDPKTQLGLPEVQLGLIPGAGGTQRLPRLVGIQTALDLILAGKTVKAKKALKIGLVDEVVPSQLLVSVARQRALALATGKLRREPRRKASPVERATRVALEENRVGRELLFRQARKAVLAKTKGMYPAPVRALEAIEYGYQKGFAKGLEKEAQLFGQLAVSEVARRLMEIFFATTALKKDTGVDDPAVRPRPARRVGVLGGGLMGSGISFVTANAGIPVRIRERDDAAAGKALGSVRALLDERVKRRSIDRLERDERMRLVTATTDWSGYAAVDVLIEAVFEDLALKQEMVRAFEAVNPTGIFASNTSSIPITKIAEASAHPETVLGMHYFSPVQKMPLLEIIVTEKTSKEATATAVALGKKQGKTVIVVGDGPGFYTSRILAPYMNEAAELLVEGAAVEDLDRALVEFGFPVGPITLLDEVGIDVGEKVGKILHDAFGARMASPAALHDVVKAGRLGRKNRKGFYTYGEDKKEKRVDVTVYDLLPGGRSRKPFAHDEIRERVVLQMVNEAIRCLGEGILRSARDGDVGAVFGLGFPPFRGGPFRYADKLGPKELLARLERLRARHGERFAPAPLLVEHAAAGRPFHG; encoded by the coding sequence ATGATGACGGCACAGGCGGCGGCAGCGCAGCAGGCCCGGAGCTTCCGGGTCGAGGTGGCGGACGGGGTCGCGACCTTGTTCCTCGACGAGCCCGGCGAGAGCGTGAACGTCGTCGAGCCCGGCGCGGTCGAGGAGTTCTTCCGGCTGCTCGACGGGTTCGCGGGCGACGACGCGGTGAAGGGGGTCGTCTTCACGAGCGGCAAGGACGGCTTCATCGCCGGCGCCAAGATCGACCTCATCCAGTCGGTCACGGACGCCGCCGAGGCGGAGCAGCTCGCCCGCGAGATGCAGGCCGGCCTCGACCGCCTCGAGCGCTACCGCAAGCCGGTGGTCGCGGCGATCCAGGGCTCCGCGCTCGGCGGGGGGCTGGAGTGGGCGCTCGCCTGCCACTACCGCATCGCCACGAGCGACCCGAAGACCCAGCTCGGCCTCCCGGAGGTCCAGCTCGGCCTCATCCCCGGCGCCGGCGGCACCCAGCGGCTGCCGCGGCTCGTGGGGATCCAGACCGCGCTCGACCTCATCCTCGCCGGCAAGACGGTGAAGGCGAAGAAGGCGCTCAAGATCGGCCTCGTGGACGAGGTGGTGCCCTCGCAGCTGCTGGTCTCGGTGGCCCGCCAGCGCGCGCTCGCGCTCGCGACCGGCAAGCTCCGCCGCGAGCCGCGGCGCAAGGCGAGCCCGGTCGAGCGGGCGACGCGCGTGGCGCTCGAGGAGAACCGCGTCGGGCGCGAGCTGCTCTTCCGCCAGGCGCGCAAGGCGGTGCTCGCGAAGACGAAGGGCATGTACCCCGCGCCGGTGCGCGCGCTCGAGGCCATCGAGTACGGCTACCAGAAGGGCTTCGCGAAGGGGCTCGAGAAGGAGGCCCAGCTCTTCGGCCAGCTCGCCGTGTCGGAGGTGGCGCGGCGGCTCATGGAGATCTTCTTCGCCACGACGGCGCTGAAGAAGGACACCGGCGTGGACGATCCGGCCGTGAGGCCCAGGCCGGCGCGCAGGGTGGGCGTGCTCGGCGGTGGGCTCATGGGGAGCGGTATCTCCTTCGTCACCGCGAACGCCGGGATCCCGGTGCGCATCCGCGAGCGCGACGACGCCGCGGCGGGGAAGGCGCTCGGCAGCGTGCGGGCGCTCCTCGACGAGCGCGTGAAGCGCCGGTCCATCGACCGGCTCGAGCGCGACGAGAGGATGCGCCTCGTCACCGCCACCACCGACTGGTCCGGCTACGCCGCGGTGGACGTGCTCATCGAGGCGGTCTTCGAGGACCTGGCCCTCAAGCAGGAGATGGTCCGCGCCTTCGAGGCGGTGAACCCCACCGGCATCTTCGCCTCGAACACCTCGTCCATCCCCATCACGAAGATCGCCGAGGCGTCGGCGCACCCCGAGACCGTGCTGGGCATGCACTACTTCTCGCCGGTGCAGAAGATGCCGCTCCTCGAGATCATCGTGACGGAGAAGACCTCCAAGGAGGCGACGGCGACCGCGGTCGCGCTCGGCAAGAAGCAGGGCAAGACCGTCATCGTGGTGGGCGACGGGCCGGGCTTCTACACGAGCCGCATCCTCGCCCCGTACATGAACGAGGCGGCCGAGCTGCTGGTGGAGGGCGCGGCGGTCGAGGACCTGGATCGGGCGCTCGTGGAGTTCGGCTTCCCGGTCGGCCCCATCACGCTCCTCGACGAGGTCGGCATCGACGTGGGCGAGAAGGTCGGCAAGATCCTGCACGACGCCTTCGGCGCGCGGATGGCGTCGCCCGCGGCGCTGCACGACGTGGTGAAGGCCGGCCGGCTGGGGCGGAAGAACAGGAAGGGCTTCTACACGTACGGGGAGGACAAGAAGGAGAAGCGAGTGGACGTGACCGTCTACGACCTCCTCCCCGGCGGCCGCAGCCGCAAGCCCTTCGCCCACGACGAGATCCGCGAGCGCGTGGTGCTGCAGATGGTGAACGAGGCGATCCGCTGCCTGGGCGAGGGAATCCTCCGCAGCGCCCGCGACGGCGACGTGGGGGCGGTGTTCGGGCTCGGCTTCCCGCCGTTCCGGGGCGGCCCGTTCCGCTACGCCGACAAGCTCGGCCCGAAGGAGCTCCTCGCCCGCCTCGAGCGGCTGCGCGCGCGCCACGGCGAGCGCTTCGCGCCGGCCCCGCTGCTCGTCGAGCACGCCGCCGCGGGCAGGCCGTTTCACGGGTAG
- a CDS encoding NuoM family protein, which translates to MNLLTVVTFLPAAGALALVLVPRDEPGQHRAITLSFSLLTFLLSLGLWFGFDASPGAPEFQFEQFTPWIQSIGIGYHVGLDGVALLLVMLTTVLTPIVILSAWRAVEERVKEFMIALLVLETAMIGTFAALDLVLFYVFWELILVPMYLLIGVWGSQNRLYATVKFFVYTFAASVLMLLAILYVYFHDGGTFDYVQARQSLAVTPQAAGWLFLAFALAFAVKVPMFPLHTWLPDAHTEAPTAGSVILAGVLLKMGTFGFFRYALPLFPEAALQYRTAIATLAVIGIIYGALMSLVQTDMKRLVAYSSVSHLGFVMLGLVALSAEGLTGSVYQMLNHGVSTGALFLIVGMLYERRHTRLIAEYGGLARQVPLIATAFVIVTLSSVGLPGTNGFVGEFLILSGSWLSRLQSASLFATLGALGVILGAVYMLILVERVFFGPMRNPANRGLPDLSVREGFVLAPMIALIVVMGILPGPFLAPAKPAVDRLIARFQQVEQRLGTGPQVGTIAPAVSVRAGAAAPAPTLPIVLPTGGAH; encoded by the coding sequence GTGAACCTGCTCACCGTCGTCACCTTCCTCCCCGCGGCCGGCGCCCTCGCGCTCGTGCTCGTCCCGCGCGACGAGCCGGGCCAGCACCGGGCCATCACGCTGTCGTTCTCGCTGCTCACCTTCCTGCTGTCGCTGGGGCTGTGGTTCGGGTTCGACGCCTCGCCCGGCGCGCCGGAGTTCCAGTTCGAGCAGTTCACGCCGTGGATCCAGTCGATCGGGATCGGCTACCACGTCGGGCTCGACGGCGTGGCGCTCCTGCTCGTGATGCTCACGACCGTGCTGACCCCGATCGTGATCCTCTCGGCGTGGCGGGCGGTCGAGGAGCGCGTGAAGGAGTTCATGATCGCGCTGCTCGTGCTCGAGACGGCGATGATCGGGACCTTCGCCGCCCTCGACCTCGTGCTCTTCTACGTGTTCTGGGAGCTCATCCTCGTGCCGATGTACCTGCTCATCGGCGTGTGGGGCTCGCAGAACCGGCTGTACGCGACGGTGAAGTTCTTCGTCTACACCTTCGCCGCGAGCGTCCTCATGCTGCTCGCGATCCTGTACGTGTACTTCCACGACGGCGGGACCTTCGACTACGTCCAGGCCCGGCAGTCGCTGGCGGTGACGCCGCAGGCGGCCGGCTGGCTCTTCCTCGCCTTCGCCCTGGCGTTCGCGGTGAAGGTGCCGATGTTCCCGCTCCACACCTGGCTGCCCGACGCGCACACCGAGGCGCCCACGGCCGGGTCGGTGATCCTGGCCGGCGTGCTCCTCAAGATGGGCACCTTCGGCTTCTTCCGCTACGCGCTCCCGCTCTTCCCCGAGGCGGCGCTCCAGTACCGGACGGCCATCGCGACGCTCGCGGTGATCGGCATCATCTACGGCGCGCTCATGTCGCTCGTGCAGACGGACATGAAGCGGCTCGTCGCCTACTCCTCGGTCTCGCACCTCGGCTTCGTGATGCTCGGGCTCGTCGCCCTCTCGGCGGAGGGGCTCACCGGCTCGGTCTACCAGATGCTGAACCACGGCGTGTCGACGGGGGCGCTGTTCCTCATCGTCGGCATGCTGTACGAGCGGCGCCACACGCGCCTCATCGCAGAGTACGGCGGGCTCGCGCGGCAGGTGCCGTTGATCGCGACCGCGTTCGTGATCGTCACGCTCTCGTCGGTCGGCCTCCCGGGCACGAACGGCTTCGTGGGCGAGTTCCTCATCCTCTCGGGCAGCTGGCTCTCGCGGCTGCAGTCGGCGTCGCTCTTCGCGACGCTCGGCGCGCTCGGCGTCATCCTCGGCGCGGTCTACATGCTGATCCTGGTCGAGCGGGTGTTCTTCGGGCCGATGCGCAACCCGGCCAACCGGGGGCTCCCGGATCTCTCCGTGCGCGAGGGCTTCGTGCTCGCCCCGATGATCGCGCTCATCGTGGTGATGGGGATCCTGCCGGGGCCGTTCCTCGCGCCGGCGAAGCCGGCGGTCGATCGGCTCATCGCGCGCTTCCAGCAGGTCGAGCAGCGGCTGGGCACCGGGCCGCAGGTCGGCACCATCGCGCCGGCGGTGTCCGTCCGCGCCGGAGCCGCGGCCCCCGCCCCCACGCTCCCGATCGTCCTCCCCACCGGTGGGGCTCACTGA